The sequence AGGCATTGAGTGAAGGCTCACGTATAGAGTTCCTGTAACGCTGAACTTCCTCCGGCAGGGTCATAGCAACACCCAGCGCCTTTCCCTCCGGCCCTTTGAGTAAAACCCACGTGTAAGGTAGGGCAAAGCCGAAATCCACCAGCTCAAGGCCGTCGGCAAGTTTTAGGGCTTTTCTCTTTATCTTGGTCAGCAACATAGCTATCACTTCACGGCCTTTATAACCACGAAGCTCCCCTCACCGTAGCCGGGCTTGACAGGTTCAATTTCCTTTATCTCGTCCAGCCGATGGAAAAGTGTCTGGACTATCTCGAACTTTCTAAAGCCGACCTTTTTTAGAAGCTCAAGGAGTTCCTCCGTCGAGAAGAACCTCGCGTCGCGGTAAAAGACACTCTCCTCTTTGTGCTCCTCGTAGTGTCTTCCTATCGGGCTGTTTTTGTCGACGAAGCCTATTATCAAAGCCCCTCCGGGTTTTAGCACACGGTAGGCCTCTCTTAAAGCCCTCTCAGGATCGTCAACGAAGCAGATAGTGGTCACCATC comes from Thermococcus sp. and encodes:
- a CDS encoding class I SAM-dependent methyltransferase; this translates as MPKVEPFEKHRERYESWFERHRHAYLSELEAVRRLLPKEGKGAEIGVGTGRFAAPLGIKLGVEPSRAMAEIAKKRGIEVIEGVAENLPFPDESLDYLLMVTTICFVDDPERALREAYRVLKPGGALIIGFVDKNSPIGRHYEEHKEESVFYRDARFFSTEELLELLKKVGFRKFEIVQTLFHRLDEIKEIEPVKPGYGEGSFVVIKAVK